Genomic DNA from Amycolatopsis alba DSM 44262:
TCCGCGGCAACAACGTCGTGCGCGAGGCGATGCACTCCGCCTTCCTGCTGTACGCGGTGCGCGCCGGGCTGGACATGGGCATCGTCAACGCCGGGCAGCTCGCGGTCTACGAGGACATCCCCAAGGATCTGCTGGAACTGGTCGAGGACGTGCTCTTCGACCGCCGCGAGGACGCCACCGACAGGCTGGTCACGTTCGCGGAAACGGTCAGTGGCAAGGGAACCCAGCGCGTCGTCGACCTCTCCTGGCGGGAGAACCCGGTCGAGGCGCGGCTCAGCCACGCGCTGGTGCACGGCATCGTCGATTACATCGAAGAGGACACCGAGGAAGCGCGCCAGAAGCTCCCGCGGCCGCTCGAAGTCATCGAAGGTCCCTTGATGGACGGCATGAAGATCGTCGGCGACCTGTTCGGGTCCGGCAAGATGTTCCTGCCCCAGGTGGTCAAGAGCGCGCGCGTGATGAAGCGGTCGGTGGCCTACCTCGAACCGTTCATGGAGGCCGAGAAGGAGAAGGCCCGTCTCGAAGGCCGGGTCGAAACCCGCCAGGGCAACGGAAAGGTCGTCCTGGCGACGGTCAAGGGCGACGTGCACGACATCGGCAAGAACATCGTCGGCGTCGTCCTCGGCTGCAACAACTACGAGGTGATCGACCTCGGCGTGATGGTCCCGGCCTCGGTCATCCTGGACACCGCCGTCTCCGAAGGCGCCGACGCCATCGGGCTCTCCGGCCTGATCACGCCGTCGCTGGACGAAATGGTCAACGTCGCCACCGAAATGGAGCGGCGCGGGCTGAAGCTGCCGCTGCTGATCGGCGGCGCGACCACGTCACGCCAGCACACCGCGGTCCGCATCGCGCCCGCGTACGAGAAGACGACCGTGCACGTCCTCGACGCCTCCCGTGTCGTCGGTGTCGTCGGTGAGCTGCTCGACCCGGACCGCGCGGAGCTCCTCGACAAGAAGAACCGCGAGGACCAGGAAGAGCTGCGCGTGCAGCACGCGAACAAGCAGCGGACCCCGTTGCTGACGGTCGAGCAGGCCAGGGCCAACCCGGAGAAGGTCCCCTTCGACGAGGTCCCGACGCCCGCGTTCACCGGCGTCCGGTACGTCTCGCCGACGCTCACCGAACTGCGCGAGATGATCGACTGGACCTTCCTGTTCCTGGCCTGGGAGCTGAAGGGCAAGTACCCGGCGATCCTGGACAACCCGGTGGCGCGGGAGCTGTTCGACGACGCGAGCACCCTGATGGATCAGATCATCGCCGAGGAGCGGTTCCAGGCCAAGGGCGCGTACGCGTTCTGGCCCGCGCACTCCGAGGGTGACGACATCATCCTGGACTGCGCTGATGCGCCCTCGGCGGGAAAGAGTGCCTCGGGCGGCGGTCTCAAGTTCCCGATGCTGCGCCAGCAGACCAAGAAGCCCCTGCAGCGACCGAATCGTTGCCTGTCCGATTACATCGCTCCGGCGGGTGCGGGCGACCACCTCGGCGGGTTCGCGGTCACCATCCTCGGTGCCGAGGACTTCGCCGCCGAGTTCGAGGCGAAGCACGACGACTACCGCGCCATCATGGTGAAGGCGCTCGCGGACAGGCTCGCCGAAGCGTTCGCGGAGTACATCCACCTCCAGGCACGGCGGGAGTGGTTCGAACCGGACGCCGAGCCGAAGCTGGAGGATCTGCACGCCGAAAGGTTCCGCGGCATCCGCCCCGCGCTCGGGTACCCGGCGAGCCCGGACCACAGCGAGAAGCAGGAGCTGTTCGACCTGCTGGACGCGGGCAGCTTCGGCATGGCGCTGACGGAGTCCTTCGCGATGACGCCGGCGGCGAGCGTCAGCGGGCTGATCTTCGCCCACCCGGACGCGCGGTACTTCACCGTCGGACGGCTGGGCAAGGACCAGGTCGAGGACTACGCGGTCCGCCGCGGCGTCGAACTGTCCACTGTGGAGCAGTGGCTGCGCCCGAACCTCGCCTACGAGCCCGAATGACACAATGATCGGGTGACTGCCGAGGGCTCGGACTTCCTGCAGCTGGACATCGGGGACGCACCACCGGGGCGCCGGTCGGACTGGCTGGCGTCGCGGTTGCGGCACGCCATCTCCGACGGGCGCCTGCCGGTCGGCAGCAGGCTGCCCGCGACCAGGGCGCTGGCCGCGGACCTGCGGGTTTCCCGCGGCGTGGTCACCGAGGCCTACCAGCGGCTGGTCGAGGACGGCCACGTCGCCGGACGTGGCCGCGCGGGCACCGTCGTCGTCGCGGCGCCCGCGAGGACGAAGGAGCAAACGACGCACGGACCCCCGTCGGCGGGCACGATCTTCCAGCCCGCTCCGGGGATCGGCGTCTTCGACTCCCTGCGGTCGACCCCGGCGAAGATCGACCTGTCCCCCGGCGTCCCGGACCTGACAGCCTTCCCCAGGACGGCCTGGCTCCGCGCCGAACGCACCGTGCTCAACGACCTTTCGGCGGCGTCCTTCGGCTACGGCGACCCGAGGGGCGCGCCCGCGTTACGGCTGGCCATCGCGCACTGGATCGCCCGCACCCGCGGCATCACCGCCGACGCCGACGACGTCCTGATCGTCGCCGGCGTCGCGCAGGGTCTCGGGTTGCTGGCCCAGGTGCTGGGCGACAACGGGATCTCCGAGATCGCCGTCGAGGACCCGAGTTCGCTGGGCGCGCGGCAGCATCTGCACGACCGGAGGCTGGCGACCCCGCCGATCCGGGTCGACGAAGACGGGATCGACGTCGGCGAGCTCGTCCGCAGCGGTGCGCCCGCCGTGCTGCTCACGCCCGCGCACCAGTTCCCGACCGGTGTCGTGCTCGGCGGGGAACGCCGCCGCGAACTCATGCGCTGGGCCGCGGACGGCGGGCTGATCATCGAGGACGACTACGACGCCGAGCACCGTTACGACCGCCCGCCGGTCCCCGCGCTGCGCTCGATGCTCGCCGAACAGGTCTGTTACGCGGGGAGCGTGTCGAAATGGCTCGCGCCCGCGCTCCGGGTGGGCTGGATGCTGGTGCCGCCGCGCTACCGGGACGAGGTGGTCGCGGCCAAACGGTTCGCCGACCTGGGCAACGCCGTCCTCCCGCAGCTGGTGCTCGCGCATCTCATGGAATCCGGCGAGATGGAACGGCAACTGCGGTTCGTGCGCAAACGGCATCGCCGACGGCGGGACGCGATGATCGACGCGCTCCGGGCGCATCTCCCGGACGCGGTCGTGCACGGCGCGGCCGCCGGGCTGCACCTGACGATCACCTTCGACGCCGAGTTCTCCGACCTCGACTTCGCCGCCGCCGCGCTGGAGCAGGGCGTGAAGGTGCAGCCGCTGTCGTGGCACTGCCAGCGGCCGATGAATCCGGGTCTCGTCCTCGGCTACGGGTCCAGCCCGGCGAGCGACATCGCCGAGGGCATCGCCACCCTCGGCAAGATCAGGCGCTAGCCCGCGAACTGCGCGAGGAAGGCCAGGAGCACGGCCGGGTCTTCGACGTGGGCGTTGTGGCCCAGACCGGGGAGTTCGGCGGAAGCCGGGCTGAGGGCGCGAAGCTGGTCGATGCGGCTCATGGGGTCGTGCTCCCCGGCGGCGAGGGCGACCGGGCAGCGCGCCGCGCCGAGCAGGCCGGGCATGTCCGGCGCGCCGACGGCGAACGCGTGGGGGTCCAGGGCCAGCCGCCAGCCGCCTTCGGTTTCGACGACGCCGTCAGGATCCGCTTCGGCCAGCCCGGTCAGGCCGGCGATCTTGAGAAACGCTCGTTCGGCGTCCTCCCTGGTCAGGAACACCCTGGGCGGTTTCGCCGCCATGTCGGCCGCTTTGGCGAGGTCGGATTCGCTCCATTCGACTTTGACGCCGACCGCGAGCAGCCCTTCGACCGGAAGCCCGAACCACCCGCTGGCCAGGGCGAGCCCGACCACACCGCCCAGGGAATGGCCGATCACCAGCAGCGGACCGCGTTCCGGCAGGGCGTCGGCGACCGCCCCGGCGAGGCTTCCGAACGAGTAGTGCGCCAAGCGCGGTGACGCCCCGTGCCCTGGCAGGTCGGGGGCCAGCCAGCGGTAGCCGGGCTGCAGCATCAGGCCGTCCCAGACCGCGCCCGTCGCGCCGAGGCCGTGCAGCAGGAGCACGGCCGGGCCGTCGGTTCCGGCGGTGCGCATCTTCAGTGGTTCCACCGGACGGATCTTTCCGCAGTCCCCCGTCGCCGGGCTAGTGTTCGAAGCCGTGATCACCGATCCGGACACTTACACCCGTGGCGTGCCGTACGAGCACCTCGCGGCGCTGCGCCGGGAGTCGCCGGTCGTACGGGTGGACGATTTCTGGGCCGTGCTGCGGCATTCGGACGTCAAGCAGGTGCTGAAGAACCCGAAGCTGTTCTCGTCGCGCCTGGGCGGGACGCAGATCCGGGACCCGGCGACCGAACAGGACCTCGGCTACGTCCGGCGGATGATGCTCAACATGGACCCGCCCGAGCACGCCCGGCTGCGGGGCCTGCTCACCAAGGCTTTCACGCCGCGCGCGGTCGGCAGGCTGACCGAGCGGATCCAAGGCTGGGCACGGTCGCTGATCGCCGGGGTCAAGGCCGATGGCCACTGCGATTTCGCGGCCGTCGCCGCCGATCTCCCGCTGCTGACGCTGGCCGAGGTCTTCGGGATCCCCGAACAGGACCGGCGGCTGATGTACGACTGGAGCAATCGCGTGATCGGCTATCAGGACGCCGACTACGCGGTGAGCGCGACCGTCGACGCGGGCGACGTCACCGATCTGGCGCGGGCGGCGCTGGCCGTGCGACCGGTTCCGGGACCGGACGGCGCGATGCCCGATCCGCGCACCCGCGCCGGGATGCCGGATCTCTACGCCTATGCCACCGCGCTCGGCGAGTACAAACGCCGTAGTCCCGGCGACGACGTGATGAGCAATCTGATGGGCCACGTGGAAGACGGCGGCCGGGTCTCGATCGCCGAGTTCGAGAACCTGTTCTGGCTGTTTTCCGTGGCGGGCAACGAGACGCTGCGCAACGGCATCCCCGGCGGGATGCTCGCGCTGCTGTCGCATCCGGATCAGTACCGGCGGCTGCTGGCCGACCGTTCGCTGCTTCCCGGCGCGGTGGAAGAGATGCTGCGCTGGTGGTGCCCGGTGATGCACTTCCGCCGGACCGCGACCGAGGACGTCGTCCTGTCCGATGTGGACATCCGGGCGGGCGACAAGGTCGTCGTCTGGTTCTCCGCCGCGAACCGCGACGAGTCCGTTTTCGCGGATCCGGACCGCTTCGACATCGGCCGTACGCCCAACGATCACCTGACGTTCGGGCACGGCCCGCATTTCTGCCTCGGCGCGCAGCTCGCGAGGGTGCAGCTGCGCGCGATGTTCGAAGCGGTCCTTGACCTGCTCGGCGAGGTCGAACTCGCCGGTGAGCCGGTGCGGTTGCGGTCGAACTTCCAGAACGGGCTGAAGTCCCTGCCGATCCGCTGGTGAGTCAGCCGCGGTACAGCTCGCTCACCTCGGCGCGGTCCAGTGCCCGCGAGAAGAACCGCACATCGTCGACGCCACCGGGCCAGAACCGTGCGGGCGCTCCCGCGACCTTCGCCGCCCCGACGCGGACACCGCCTGAGGCCTGCCACGGCGTGTTGAGCGTGCCGTCACCGACCCGCTTTCCGTCGACATACAGCCAGAGCTGCCCGATCGCGGCGTCGTAGGTACCGACGAGATGTGTCCAGGTGCCCTCCTCCGACGGCAGCACGCTGGAGGCGACCCTCGTCGGGTACCCGCTGTCCGAGTC
This window encodes:
- a CDS encoding alpha/beta fold hydrolase, whose protein sequence is MEPLKMRTAGTDGPAVLLLHGLGATGAVWDGLMLQPGYRWLAPDLPGHGASPRLAHYSFGSLAGAVADALPERGPLLVIGHSLGGVVGLALASGWFGLPVEGLLAVGVKVEWSESDLAKAADMAAKPPRVFLTREDAERAFLKIAGLTGLAEADPDGVVETEGGWRLALDPHAFAVGAPDMPGLLGAARCPVALAAGEHDPMSRIDQLRALSPASAELPGLGHNAHVEDPAVLLAFLAQFAG
- the metH gene encoding methionine synthase encodes the protein METTALRKLLNERIVVLDGAWGSMLQNAGLKPEDYRTERFQDHPRDITGDPDLLNITRPDVVLDIHRQYLDAGADITTTNTFTATTIGQADYGLENLAYEMNLRGAQIAREAADAAGGKFVAGSVGPLNVTLSLSPKVEDPSFRAVTFDEVYAAYADQIKALAEGGVDLLLIETIFDTLNCKAAISAARDVAPHLPLWISVTIVDLSGRTLSGQTVEAFWSSIEHAEPLLVGVNCSLGAEEMRPHIAELSNLAGTYTACHPNAGLPNAFGGYDQTPDETGALLGDFATAGMVNVVGGCCGTTPAHIKGIADAVRGMAPRHVPEPKPHTRFSGLEPFEIGKDTGFVMIGERTNVTGSAKFRKLIEADDHQAAVDVALEQVRGGANLLDVNMDADLLDSEKAMTTFLNLIATEPEVARLPIMIDSSRWTVLEAGLKCVQGKGVVNSISLKEGEEQFLQQARRIRDYGAGVVVMAFDEQGQADTADRKVEICGRAYDLLTQKAGFVAEDIIFDPNVLAVATGISEHNGYAKAFIDALPRIKERCPGVRISGGISNLSFSFRGNNVVREAMHSAFLLYAVRAGLDMGIVNAGQLAVYEDIPKDLLELVEDVLFDRREDATDRLVTFAETVSGKGTQRVVDLSWRENPVEARLSHALVHGIVDYIEEDTEEARQKLPRPLEVIEGPLMDGMKIVGDLFGSGKMFLPQVVKSARVMKRSVAYLEPFMEAEKEKARLEGRVETRQGNGKVVLATVKGDVHDIGKNIVGVVLGCNNYEVIDLGVMVPASVILDTAVSEGADAIGLSGLITPSLDEMVNVATEMERRGLKLPLLIGGATTSRQHTAVRIAPAYEKTTVHVLDASRVVGVVGELLDPDRAELLDKKNREDQEELRVQHANKQRTPLLTVEQARANPEKVPFDEVPTPAFTGVRYVSPTLTELREMIDWTFLFLAWELKGKYPAILDNPVARELFDDASTLMDQIIAEERFQAKGAYAFWPAHSEGDDIILDCADAPSAGKSASGGGLKFPMLRQQTKKPLQRPNRCLSDYIAPAGAGDHLGGFAVTILGAEDFAAEFEAKHDDYRAIMVKALADRLAEAFAEYIHLQARREWFEPDAEPKLEDLHAERFRGIRPALGYPASPDHSEKQELFDLLDAGSFGMALTESFAMTPAASVSGLIFAHPDARYFTVGRLGKDQVEDYAVRRGVELSTVEQWLRPNLAYEPE
- a CDS encoding PLP-dependent aminotransferase family protein, which codes for MTAEGSDFLQLDIGDAPPGRRSDWLASRLRHAISDGRLPVGSRLPATRALAADLRVSRGVVTEAYQRLVEDGHVAGRGRAGTVVVAAPARTKEQTTHGPPSAGTIFQPAPGIGVFDSLRSTPAKIDLSPGVPDLTAFPRTAWLRAERTVLNDLSAASFGYGDPRGAPALRLAIAHWIARTRGITADADDVLIVAGVAQGLGLLAQVLGDNGISEIAVEDPSSLGARQHLHDRRLATPPIRVDEDGIDVGELVRSGAPAVLLTPAHQFPTGVVLGGERRRELMRWAADGGLIIEDDYDAEHRYDRPPVPALRSMLAEQVCYAGSVSKWLAPALRVGWMLVPPRYRDEVVAAKRFADLGNAVLPQLVLAHLMESGEMERQLRFVRKRHRRRRDAMIDALRAHLPDAVVHGAAAGLHLTITFDAEFSDLDFAAAALEQGVKVQPLSWHCQRPMNPGLVLGYGSSPASDIAEGIATLGKIRR
- a CDS encoding cytochrome P450, with the translated sequence MITDPDTYTRGVPYEHLAALRRESPVVRVDDFWAVLRHSDVKQVLKNPKLFSSRLGGTQIRDPATEQDLGYVRRMMLNMDPPEHARLRGLLTKAFTPRAVGRLTERIQGWARSLIAGVKADGHCDFAAVAADLPLLTLAEVFGIPEQDRRLMYDWSNRVIGYQDADYAVSATVDAGDVTDLARAALAVRPVPGPDGAMPDPRTRAGMPDLYAYATALGEYKRRSPGDDVMSNLMGHVEDGGRVSIAEFENLFWLFSVAGNETLRNGIPGGMLALLSHPDQYRRLLADRSLLPGAVEEMLRWWCPVMHFRRTATEDVVLSDVDIRAGDKVVVWFSAANRDESVFADPDRFDIGRTPNDHLTFGHGPHFCLGAQLARVQLRAMFEAVLDLLGEVELAGEPVRLRSNFQNGLKSLPIRW